TATTCCTCCTGCCGAAGCATCAGTTTCAATTACAAATTGTTTGGTGGGATCGGGTAAAGTTAACACCGGTGCCGACACGAGTGCACTCTTCAGGCTGTCGAAAGCATATTGCGATTCCTCTCCCCACTTGAATGCATCCTTTTTCAATAGATCAGTGAGTGGCCTTGCAATCATTCAAAACGAACGTATGAATCGCCGGTACTAACCGGCTAGGCCCAAAAATCCTCTAAGTTGTTTGACTGTTTTTGGAGTTGGCCATTGTTGCACCGCTTCAATTTTTTTCGGGTCCGTGCTCACCCCTTCCTTCGCAATAATATGACCGAAATATTCAATGGCTCGACCTCCGAATACACACTTCGATTCTTTAGCGAACAGTTTATTAGTTTGCATTATGGAGAGGACTTGTTCCAAATGTTGCCTATGATCCCCCTTGTTACGGCTATAAACAAGGATGTCGTCAAAAAAAAACCAACACTCCTTTCCGAAGCATGGGTTTAAAGATGTGGTTCATAAGAGCCTGAAACGTCGCCGGAGCATTTGTCAAGCCGAaaggcatgacaaggaactcatAGTGGCCCTCATGTGTACGAAATGCCGTTTTCGGAACATCTTCGACTGCCATTCTAACTTGGTGGTACCCGGACCGTAAATCCAACTTTGAGAAAAAAGAGGCTCCCGCTAACTCATCTAACAGTTCATCAATAAGCGGAATAGGAAACTTATCTTTTACCGTTGCTTCGTTGAGACGCCTATAATCCATACACATTCGCCATTGGCCGTCTTTCTTTTTTACCAGGACTACCGGGGCTGCAAATGAACTTTGACTATTCTGGATTACTCCCGAATCCAACAGTTCCCGAGTGGTTTTTTCAATGATATCCTTCTGTACCGCCGGGTACCGATACGGCCGAACACTAATAGGAGTGGTGCCCTCCTTTAGAACTATTCTGTGATCAAACGGTCGAGTGGGCGGTAACCCCTTGGGCACTTGGAAAACGGATGCAAACCGAGCCACTAACTCCTTCCATCTCTCGGTTCCCTCCTGTCCCCCCGGAACGTTCACCACACGAGAGTGGTAATTATCCCCCTGTTCGCCATTGGTCAAGTGTAAACTAAACAGTTGTAAATCCCCGGCTCGTGCATGTTTACCCACCTTCTCCAGAGAACACACCGCGAACAAATTATTTTGCAGTCCTTTTAACTCATAACCTTTACCCGCGAGTTCGAACTTCATCGTCATTTTTTGGAAATTCCATAGGATGTCGTTTAAAGGAAGCAACCATTGCACCCCTAGAATCATGTCATAACTTTCAAGCGGCAATAAAAGTACCTCGGTTGTGAACCAGTTTCCTTGCATGTTCCATTGGAATTCCTTACACACCTGCGTACTAGTTAGTTTTTTTCCATCCGCCACCCCTACAGTCACTGGTGCTATCGATGCAACCTCACACCCCAGTTTCTTGGCCAGCCGTTCTTTAAGAAAATTATGTGTCGACCCCGAATCGATAAGTATGTGGAGTTGGCGAGTACCCATCGACCCATTTACCCGCATTGTCGAGTACGACGGAATGCCGGTTAAGGCATGAATCGAGATCTGATGATTTGTCTCATCTTCCTTGTCAGATTCCCCTTCCTCTATAGATTTCTCCTCCTCCTCATCCGCTTCGATGATGTAAAGTTGCTTACGGGGTTTCGCGCACACATGACCCGGTACGAATTTTTCGGTGCACCAGAAGCACTCCCCTTTCGCCCTTTTCTGTTCTAATTCCTTGCTGGTCAAGCGACATTGGTTGTTAGCCGGCCGCGAATTTACAGTTGATGCTCGGTTCGGTGTGGGCAAGATTGGCATTTTAGCGGCATTAGTAGGTGGTGTGATTTTTACATTGCTGTTGTTCTTTGCGGCTCCCCCGCTCCATTTTCCGGGTGCAAATTTATCCTCCAAGGTTTCATTATTGAGGGCTTGGGTTTTAGCCAATCTGTACACCTCATGCAACGTACGAGGTCTAAACATTTTTACCGGTCCCCGAATGTCTGGTTTGAGGGCTTTGATGTATAAGCTCACGGCTTGAGTTTCACTCAAAGTAACCTTGTTCAATAGCGAGTCAAAGGTGGTGTTCAACTCCTGTAACGATCCGGTCTGTTGTAATAACGCCATCTCTTCCAAAGGGTCTTCAAACAACGCATCAGAAAAGCGCGCAGAAATTAATCTAACATAGTCCGGCCAAGCAACCTCGGCCACCGTGGCGTTCCTTGTTTTCAGATATGCGCGATGCCATTGGAGTGCATCACCCTCCAAATGAACCGCCGCACAACGAAGCTTGGACTCGTCTGGCGTATCATCCATTGCGAAGAAGTGCTCACAACGGTAGACCCAACCCTCCACATCTTCCCCTGAGAACTTAGGGAAGTCGATCTTACCAATACGAAACGGCTTCGAACCACGTGAATCGGAATCTGGACCAGAAAAAGACCCGAAAGAACTGCCCGATGACTGAACCGATTTGTCATGAACAACCTTCAGGATCTCCTCCTGTTGCTTCATCAGTGTGGATAGAGCGGCCTGGATATCAGTGATTGCCTTGTCGTGGGGCTTCAAGGTGGTATCGACCTCTTGATTACGAGTGTTCGTCATGGTGGCGGCAGAGTTCCGAGAAGGAATCGGATTGCTCTAATACCCTTGATAGGTTACGGCAGAAGTTAGAGGAGGCAGAGGAGATATACGTAATTTCTGGATGATTTGTTATCCAGCGATGCATTCACTTAATACCCTAATCCAACACAAAGTTCCAAAACAAACCCACAGAACATTAAAAAGGCCATTATGGTCCTTGTTACATGCAAactgaaaataaatataaaaaaagaaCTTGAATCGTGTCAGAGGTGAGGTTTTGGATGGATACTTGGATTAGCAATGTGCCTTTGAAAGATTTATTTCCAAACTTGTTTAGTATTGAAAACAATAAATGGTGTAAAGTGGCTGACAGAATCGGTAGTAATTCGGCGAGCGGGACTATTCTTTGGGGTTGGAAGAGATACCCGTCGTCTGAGGTAGAAGTTCAGGAGCTTATCGAGTGTCATAGAATGGTGGCTTTGGTTCGTTTGAACGATAAGAAGGACGAGTGGAGATGGAACTCAACGAGTGATAGTTCTTTTTCTGTTAAAGAGGTTCGCAAATGGTTGACCAAGACTGATGCTCAGGTTGAACCGGTAGTATTTAGATGGTGTAATTAGATTCCTGGGAAGTGCAACGTGTTCATGTGGAGGGCTAACCTGGATAGGATTCCAACGGCTTCGGCTCTGCTTCGTAGAAACATCAACGTTGGAGCCGGGTTTTGTTATTTTTGTGGAGAGTGCGAggaaaccactgagcatctattCACGGCTTGTATTATAGCGCATGGGGTGTGGAATGCTATCGCTGCTTGGCTCAAAATACCTCCTGTTTTTATTTTCTCGCTGAAGGATGTGATCCAGCTTCCGGAGAGTGCTAACTGTTCGAGTGATGAGAAGAAGATCATGTTTGGTATTTGTATTGTGACGTGTTGGAAGATTTGGGCGACTAGGAACGAAGTGGTTTTCAAACAAGCTAAAGCGAATGTGACTAAGATAGTGTCCGATATCAAATCGTTTAGCTTCTTATGGTATAATAGTAGATCGAAGAAGGATAGGATAACTTGGAAGGATTGGTGTATGTTTGATGTAACTTGACGTTTCTTTGTTTTGGTGGTTATCTCTAGCTTGGAGATAACCCtttgtttggtgttttt
The sequence above is drawn from the Helianthus annuus cultivar XRQ/B chromosome 12, HanXRQr2.0-SUNRISE, whole genome shotgun sequence genome and encodes:
- the LOC110907795 gene encoding uncharacterized protein LOC110907795; protein product: MTNTRNQEVDTTLKPHDKAITDIQAALSTLMKQQEEILKVVHDKSVQSSGSSFGSFSGPDSDSRGSKPFRIGKIDFPKFSGEDVEGWVYRCEHFFAMDDTPDESKLRCAAVHLEGDALQWHRAYLKTRNATVAEVAWPDYVRLISARFSDALFEDPLEEMALLQQTGSLQELNTTFDSLLNKVTLSETQAVSLYIKALKPDIRGPVKMFRPRTLHEVYRLAKTQALNNETLEDKFAPGKWSGGAAKNNSNVKITPPTNAAKMPILPTPNRASTVNSRPANNQCRLTSKELEQKRAKGECFWCTEKFVPGHVCAKPRKQLYIIEADEEEEKSIEEGESDKEDETNHQISIHALTGIPSYSTMRVNGSMGTRQLHILIDSGSTHNFLKERLAKKLGCEVASIAPVTVGVADGKKLTSTQVCKEFQWNMQGNWFTTEVLLLPLESYDMILGVQWLLPLNDILWNFQKMTMKFELAGKGYELKGLQNNLFAVCSLEKVGKHARAGDLQLFSLHLTNGEQGDNYHSRVVNVPGGQEGTERWKELVARFASVFQVPKGLPPTRPFDHRIVLKEGTTPISVRPYRYPAVQKDIIEKTTRELLDSGVIQNSQSSFAAPVVLVKKKDGQWRMCMDYRRLNEATVKDKFPIPLIDELLDELAGASFFSKLDLRSGYHQVRMAVEDVPKTAFRTHEGHYEFLVMPFGLTNAPATFQALMNHIFKPMLRKGVLVFF